The genomic DNA TGGTCTCGAATTCCGGCGGTGGGCTCAGCGCACTGGGCGGCAACTCCGACGAGGATCAGATTCGGAGCCTGATGAGCTCGGGGCCGTCGTCGATCAAAGAACGCGCGTGCGAGAACGACCAGAAGTTCTTCAGCAAGTTCCCCGGCATCGCCGACAGCACCGGCACCAATCCGACCGGCGCCAAGGGCAAAGCGACCGTCGACAGCGTCAACGTGACCGGGGATACCGCCACCGCCGAAGTCACCGCGACGTCGAGCACCGGCCTGGAGCGCTCCGGCACGCTCTACTTCCGCAAAGAGAGCGGCGAGTGGAAGATCTGCTTCACCGACTCACCGCAGTTGAAGCAGCTGCAGAATCTGCCCGGCATGAAGTGATCGCCCTGTGACTTGCCCGGCCGCGGTTGGCATTTCGGGTAGTGCCGCTGGTGTTACGTTGGATACCAAGCACAGTTCACAGGGAGCGCGCAGACATGACCTATCCCCCGTCCGGCTCTGATCCGGGCGCCCAGCCCTGGCAGCCGCCACAGCCGCCGCCCGAGGGATACGGCCCGCCTGCGTACGGCCCGCCGGCCTACGGACAGCCCGCCTACGGACAGCCCGCCTACGGGCAACCGACCTACGGACAGCCGAGCTACGGACAGCCCGGCTACGGCTATCCGGGCTACGGACCGCCGCCCGGCTACCCGATGGGGCCGGGTTTCCCGGGGCAGCCCGGATTCCCGCCGCCGCCTCCGCCCAACAACACCCGCAAGTGGGCGCTCATCGGTTCGGGGATTTTCGCCGTCGTGCTCGTGATCGGAGTGGTATTCGCTCTGGTGATGTCGCGCTCGGACTCCGGCTCCGGCTCGGATACGGCGTCCAGCGGTGGCGAGGTGACGAACGGTGCGTCGTCCTCGGACCAGGAGAAGATCCGCGACCTGATGACGTCGCAGATCGACACCTTCGACGATTTCAAGGCGCACTCCTGCGCGAACGACGTGAAACTGTACGACAAGGTGCCGTCGATCGCGGGCAAGTTCGGCAAGGGCGGCAGCGCCGGCGACGCCGGCCCCGGTTCGACCAAACGCGCCGAGATCACCGACATCGACGTCAACGGAGATCGGGCGACGGTGAACGTCAGCTCGTCCACCGGGGTCACGAACGTTCCGCTGCGCAAGGAAGGCGGCGAGTGGAAGTTCTGCATGACCGATTCGCCGAAGTTCAAGGGCATTCCCGGGCTGAAGTAGCCCGGGCCGTCAGATCGGACGCGGGATGCGGGGCCGCGGTTGGCATTTCGGGCAGTAGTACGACGAGCGGTTCATGAACTTCTCCCGCCGGATCGCCGTGCCACAGCGGCGGCACGGCTCTCCTTCCTGGCCATAGGCGTCCAGTGACCGGTCGAAGTACCCGGACTCGCCGTTGACGTTGACATACAGCGAGTCGAATGACGTGCCGCCTTGCGCCAGAGCCGAATTCATCACGTCGGCCGCGTGGACGAGGAGTTCCCCGAGCCGGCGCCGAGCCAGCGCCGATGCCGGACGAAACCCGTTGACCTGTGCCCGCCACAGCGATTCGTCGGCGTAGATGTTGCCCACACCGGACACCACGGTTTGGTCCAGCAGCTGACGTTTGATCTCGGAGTCCTTGCGCCGCAGGACATTCACCACGGCGTCCGGATCGAACGCGGGGTCCAGCGGGTCGCGGGCGATGTGCGCCACCGGCACGGGCACGACGCTGCCGTCGACCTCGACGAGGTCGCAGACCTGCCAACCGCCGAACGTACGTTGGTCGACGAAACTCAGCTCGGTGCCGTCGTCGAGCACGGCCGCGATGCGCAGGTGCGACGGCCGGGCCGGTGGTCCGATCAGCATCTGGCCGCTCATGCCCAGGTGCACCACCAGCGCCTCGTCACCGTCGAGGGTCAGCCACAGGTACTTGCCGCGGCGGCCCGTCCCGGTGATCCGGCGTCCGGCCAGCCGGCCGGCCAGATCCGCGGGACCGTTGTCGTGCCGTCGTACCGCACGCGGGTGCAGCACCCGTACCGTGGTGAAACCCTTTGTCACAATGTGTGATTCGAGGCCCCGGCGGACGACCTCGACTTCGGGAAGTTCAGGCATTGCTGACGGCGTCGGCGTCAGGGTCGACTTCGGGACTGGCCTCCAGCGCCTGGTAGGCCGCCGCGGCGGCGTGCTGTTCGGCTTCCTTCTTGGTGCGCCCGACGCCTTCGCCGTAGTCGATGCCGTTGAGCACTGCGCGCGCGGTGAACTCCTTGTCGTGCTCCGGTCCGGTGGACGTCACAACATAGGACGGGACGCCGATCCGGCGGGCGGCGGACAGTTCCTGCAGGCTGGTTTTCCAGTCCAGGCCCGCCCCGAGACTCGCCGCGGTGTCGAGCGCGGCGCTGAACAGCCCCATCACCACGGTTTGGGCCACCTCGTGGCCGTGCTCGACATACGTTGCACCGAGCAGTGATTCGAGTCCGTCGGCCAGCAGGTTGGCCTTCTGGGCGCCGCCGCTGGCCATCTCGCCGCGGCCCAGCAGCAGGTAGCTGCCGAGTCCGTCTGGGGTGAGGGTGCGCGCGATCTCGGCCAGCGCCTGGGTGTTCACGACCGCGGATTTGAGCTTGGCCAGCTCGCCTTCGCTGCGGTCCGGGTAGCGGCGGAAAATCTCGGCGGTGATCACCAATCCGAGCACGGCGTCGCCCAGGAACTCCAGCCGCTCGTTGGTCGGCAGACCGCCGTTCTCGTACGCGTAGCTGCGGTGGGTCAGTGCCACGGTCAGCAGATCGTCGGGCAACTGCACGCCCAGCGCTGCCAGCAGCGGCGCACGATCTACCGTCACGAACCGCCCTCCGACGAAGCCCCGTCGGTGTCGGGGGTCTCGGGCAGTAGCGCCGACAACTTCGCCCACCGCGGGTCGATCTTGTCGTGGTGGTGGTCCGGTTCGGCGTCGAGGAGGCGTACCCCGCAATCCGGGCACAGTCCCGGGCAGTCCGGGGTGCACAACGGCGAGAACGGCAGCGTCAGCCCGACCTCATCGATGATCGACTGCTCGAGGTCGACGGCGTCGTCGACGACGTGGCCGACCTCGTCCTCCTCGGTGGTGGCTTCGGTCGTGCTGTCGGGATACGCGAACAGCTCGGTGAGGTCGACGGTGACGTGCCCCGACAGCGGGTTGAGGCACCGCGAGCACTCACCGGTGGTCGGTGCGGACACCGACCCCGTCACCAGCACGCCCTCGGACACCGACTGCAGTTGCAGGTCGAGGTCGATCGGCGCCCCGGCGGCGATCGCCATCAGATCCAGGCCGATCCGCTCGGGACTGGGCACGGTTTCGACGTGCGTGATCATCGACCCGGGCCGACGGCCCAATCGCGCGATGTCAATGGTCAGCGGACTCGGGCCAGGCATTGCTCAATCCTACGTCGGCGCCGATCACCGACCGGACGCCATTCCCGCGAAGCGGTTCAGCGCTGGGCGTAGTCGTGCGTGCCGGCGGCGGTACGCAGCTGGTGCCGGCCCCGGCTCACCGAGCGCAGCGTGCCCTGCAGGTGCTCCTCGAACTCGGCGAGCTTGGTGTCCACGTAGATGTCGCATTCGCCGCGCAGGCGGTCGGCCTCGGCGTGCGCCGAATCGATCATGCGGGTGGCCTCGGCGTGGGCGGTCTGAACCACCTCGGTCTCAGACACCAGGCGCTGCTGCTCCTTGATGCCTTCCTGCACGGCCTTCTCGTAGGACAGGTTGCCGCTCTCCAGCAACCGGTCGACCTCGGCCTTGGCCCGGTTGGTGCTGGCCTCGTACTCCCGCTTGGCGGTACTGGCGATCCGATTGGCCTCTTCGCGGGCCTCGACGACCATGCGCTCGCTGTGTGCACGCGCCTCGGAGACCATCCGGTCGGCCTGCGCCTTCGCGTCGGCGAGCAGCCGGTCCGCCTCGGCACGGGCGTGGTTGACCAGCGAATCCGCCTCGGCCGTGGCCGACGACACCATCGAGTCGGCGTGCTGCTTGGCCTCACGCAGCATTCCGTCGCGGGCGTCCAGGACATCCTGGGCGTCGTCCAGCTCGCCCGGGATGGCGTCCTTGATGTCGTCGAGAAGTTCCAGGACATCGCCCCGCGGCACCATGCAGCCCGCGGTCATGGGCACTCCGCGTGCCTCTTCCACGATCGCGCCGAGCTCGTCCAGCGCCTCAAATACTCGGTACACGGCAACATCCTCCAGGCGTAGTTGGTTGTTACCAGTGTGCCTGTTGTTACTCGTGTGACTCGGCTTTGCGGGCCGGTGTGTCGCGACCTATCCGGCCAGCTTGGCCTGGAGCCGCTTGTTCACGACCGGCGGCAGCAGGTCGGTGACGTCGCCGCCGAGGGCCGCGACCTCCTTGGCCAACGACGACGACACGAACGAGAATTGCGGCTTGGTCGCGACGAAGAAGGTGTCGACGCCGGCGACGTGCCGGTTCATCTGCGCCATCTGAAGCTCGTATTCGAAGTCCGTGCCGGTGCGCAGACCCTTGACGATGGCCGTCAGCCCGCGCGCCCGGGCGAAGTCGACGACGAGCCCGGAGCCGGCCTCGGCCCGCAGGTTCGGCAAATGCGACGTCGCCTCGCTGATCATCGCGATGCGTTCCTCCGCGGTGAACATGCCCTTCTTGTTGGGGTTCACCAGCACCGCCACCACCACCTCGTCGAACTGGGCCGCTGCCCGCTCGAAGACATCGAGGTGACCAAGGGTTATCGGATCGAAGGATCCCGGGCAGACCGCACCACTCATAGCCCAAGACGGTACAAGGCCTGGGCGCATCAGACCCGACTGGTCAGCCCGACCGACCGGCAGTCCACTCCGCCATTTCCAGCCGGGTGTCGCCGTACCGCCGCTCGCGCAGCACGGTCCAGCCGTCCGGCCAGACGAGGGCCGGGCCGGACGCCGGGCGCTCGATCACCGCGACGGCGCCCTCGGCCAGCCAACCACCCGAAACGAGCTGCCCCACAACGACTTCCACATCAGCGGCCGGTACGTCGTAGGGCGGGTCCGCGAACACCAGATCCACCGGCCGCGGCGCCGTCGTCGCCGCCACACTGGACGCCGTACCGCATCGCACGACGGCGCCGTCCACCCCGAGCTCGGCGATGTTCCGCGAGATCACCGCCGCGGCGCGCCGGTCGGCCTCCACGAACAGGGCCGACGCCGCACCGCGCGACAGCGCCTCCAGCCCGAGCGCTCCCGACCCGGCGTACAGGTCGAGGACCCGCGCCCCCTCGAAGTCCACCCGGGCCGCCAGCACGTTGAACAGCGACTCCCGGACCCGATCCGTCGTCGGCCGAGTCCCTTTGGCGGGCACCGAGATCCGGCGGCCGCCGTGGCGGCCGCCGATGATCCGGGTCAGCTGATCACCACGAGCAGATCGCCACCTTCCACGCCCGCGGTGGGGGTGACGGCGATCCGCGCGACGGTCCCGGCCTTGGGCGCGGTGATGGCCGCCTCCATCTTCATGGCCTCGATGGTGGCGATGGTCTGACCCGCGTCCACCTGGTCACCGACCGCGACGCCGACCGTGACAACACCCGCGAACGGGGCCGCGACATGGTCAGGGTTGGTGCGGTCGGCCTTCTCGGCGGCCGGCACGTCCGCAGCTATGGCGCGGTCGCGCACCAGCACGGGCCGCAACTGCCCGTTGATCAGGCACAGCACGGTCCGCATGCCGCGCTCGTCGGGCTCGGACACCGCCTCCAGGCCGATGAGCAGCTCGACACCCTTCTCCAGCTGCACGCGGTGCTCTTCGCCACGGCGCAGGCCGTAGAAGAACTGGTTGGCGCTCAGGCGCGAGGTGTCGCCGTACTCCTCGCGGTGCGCCAGGAACTCCTTCGTCGGACCGGGGAACAGCAACCGGTTCAGGGCACCCTGGCGCACGGGGCCCGGGGTGGCCAGCTGGGCCTCGTCCTCCGCGGTCAGCTGCTGCTCCGGACGGGCCGGGCCGCGGCCCTGCAAGGCCTTGCTGCGCAACGGCTCCGGCCAGCCGCCGGGCGGGTCGCCCAGTTCGCCGCGCAGGAATCCGATGACACTGTCGGGAATGTCGTAGCGTGACGGGTCGGTCGCGAAATCGTCGGCGGTGACGTGGGCGCCGACCAGAGACAGGGCCAGGTCGCCGACCACCTTGCTCGACGGCGTGACCTTCACCAGCCGCCCCAGGACACGGTCGGCGCCGGCGTACGCGTTCTCGATCTCCTCGAACCGGTCCCCCAGGCCCAGCGCGATCGCCTGCTGGCGCAGGTTGCTCAGCTGGCCGCCGGGGATTTCGTGGGTGTAGACGCGTCCGGTCGGCGCCGGCAGGCCGGACTCGAACGGCGCGTAGACGCGGCGCAGCGCCTCCCAGTACGGCTCCAGGTCGCAGACGGCCTCCAGCGACAGCCCGGTGTCGTACTGCGTGTGTGCCGCCGCCGCGACGATGGACGAGAGCGCGGGCTGGCTGGTGGTGCCGGCCAGCGGCGCCGAGGCACCGTCGACCGCGTCGGCGCCGGCCTGCCAGGCGGCCATGTAGGTCGCCAGCTGCCCGCCCGGGGTGTCGTGGGTGTGCACGTGCACCGGCAGGTCGAAGCGAGACTTCAACGCCGACACCAGTTTTGCCGCGGCCGGCGGTCGCAGCAGGCCGGCCATGTCCTTGATGGCCAGCACGTGCGCACCGGCTTCGACGATCTCGTCGGCGAGCTTGAGCCAGTAGTCCAGCGTGTAGATCTTCTCGCCGGGATTCATCAGGTCGCCGGTGTAGGACATCGCGACTTCGGCCACCGCCGAACCGGTTTCGCGCACCGCCTCGATGGCGGGACGCATCGACGACACGTTGTTGAGCGCGTCGAAGATGCGGAAGATGTCGATGCCGGTCGCCGTGGCCTCTTCGACGAACGCCGACGTCACCAGTTCCGGATACGGCGTGTAGCCGACGGTGTTGCGACCACGCAACAGCATCTGCAGACAGATGTTGGGCAGCGCCTCACGCAGTGCGGCCAGGCGCTCCCACGGATCTTCCTTCAAGAAGCGAAGGCCCACATCGTAAGTGGCACCACCCCAGCACTCGACCGACAGCAGCTGCGGCGTCGACCGGGCGATGTATGGGGCGATCTCCAACAGACCGGTGGACCGCACGCGAGTGGCCAGCAGCGACTGATGGGCATCACGGAAGGTGGTGTCGGTGACCCCGACCGCCGGGGTGTCACGCAGCCAGCGCGCGAACCCCTCCGGTCCCAGTTCGTCCAGGCGCTGCTTCGACCCCGCGGGCGGCGCCGCCTTCAGGTCGACGGCGGGCAGCTTGTCGCGCGGGTACACCGCCGACGGGCGCGGCCCGTGCGGCTGGTTGACCGTGACATCGGCCAGGTAGTTGAGGATCTTGGTGCCGCGGTCGGCGCTGCTGCGCGCGGTCAGCAGCTGCGGACGTTCGTCGATGAACGACGTCGTCACCTTGCCGGCGACGAAGTCGGGGTCGTCGAGCACCGCCTGCAGGAACGGGATGTTGGTCGATACGCCGCGGATGCGGAACTCGGCCAGCGCCCGCTTGGCACGGGCCACGGCTGTCGTCAAATCCCTTCCGCGACAAGTCAATTTGACCAGCATGGAGTCGAAGTGGGCCGATACCTCGGCGCCCAGGTTGGTGCCGCCGTCGAGCCGAATGCCGGCGCCGCCGGGGGTGCGGTAGGCGGTGATGCGGCCGGTGTCGGGGCGGAAGCCGTTGGCCGGATCCTCGGTGGTGATGCGACACTGCAGCGCGGCGCCGCGGGCCTGCATGGTCTCCTGGCTCAGACCCAGCTCCTCGAGCGACGAGCCGGAGGCGATACACAACTGCGACGCGACCAGGTCGACAGCGGTGATCTCCTCGGTGACGGTGTGCTCGACCTGGATGCGCGGGTTCATCTCGATGAACACGTGCTGGCCGCGCTCGTCGACGAGGAATTCGACGGTACCCGCGCACGTGTAGCCGATCTGCCGGGCGAAGGCGACGGCGTCGGCGCACATCCGCGTCCGCAGTTCGGGGTCCAGGTTCGGCGCGGGCGCCAGCTCGATGACCTTCTGGTGCCGGCGCTGGACGCTGCAGTCGCGCTCGAACAGGTGCATGACGTTGCCGTAGGTGTCGGCAAGGATCTGTACCTCGATGTGCCGCGGGTTCACGACGGCCTGCTCGAGGAACACCGTCGGGTCACCGAAGGCCGAATCGGCTTCGCGCGACGCGGCTTCGATGGCCTCGCGCAGGTCGGCCGGGTCGGCCACGCGGCGCATGCCGCGGCCGCCACCACCGGCGACGGCCTTGACGAACAGCGGGAACTGCATCTGCTCGGCAGCCGCGAGGAGGTCGTCGACCGACGACGACGGCTCCGACGACGCCAGCACGGGCAGCCCGGCGGCGCGCGCCGATTCGATGGCGCGGGCCTTGTTGCCCGTCAGTTCGAGAATGTCGGAGCTCGGTCCGACGAACGTGATGCCGGCGGCGGCGCAGGCGGCCGCCAGTTCGGGGTTCTCCGAGAGGAAGCCATAGCCCGGGTAGATCGCGTCGGCACCGCACGCCAGCGCGGTGGCGACGATGTCCTCGACGTTCAGGTACGCGCGTACCGGATGGCCCTTCTCGCCGATCTGGTACGACTCGTCAGCCTTGAGCCGGTGCAGCGAGTTGCGATCCTCGAACGGGTACACCGCGACAGTGGCGATACCCAGTTCGTTGGCTGCGCGAAAGGCCCGGATCGCGATCTCGCCGCGATTGGCCACCAGGAGTTTGGAAATCACCCAGTGACCCTAACGGGTAGGGCAAGCTCGCGCGCTAGATCAGGGTGGACCAATAACTCCAGAATCGATCAAGGATCAGCAACGCGATCGCGGTGATCCACACGGCGTACAGCGGCCACCGCCACTGGTACAGGGCGTCCACCACTTTGTTGCGGCCGGCCAAGGGCCGCAAGGCAATTGGCGTGACCACGACAAGCAGCGCCATGGTGACCACCCAGACCACCATGCAGTACGGGCACAGCGCGCCGATCTCGTACAGGCTCTGGTAGATCAGCCAGTGCACGAACACCGCGCCCAGCAGCGTGCCACCGGCCAGGCCCGCCCAGT from Mycolicibacterium phocaicum includes the following:
- a CDS encoding Rv0361 family membrane protein translates to MTYPPLGPQPGGQPWQQPQQPAPGYPPAGYGQPGYGQPQPAYGQPSFGQPAYGQPAYGQPAYGQPPGYPMGPGFPGAPQPKSNGPKWALIGGLAAIIVVGIVLAVVLVSNSGGGLSALGGNSDEDQIRSLMSSGPSSIKERACENDQKFFSKFPGIADSTGTNPTGAKGKATVDSVNVTGDTATAEVTATSSTGLERSGTLYFRKESGEWKICFTDSPQLKQLQNLPGMK
- a CDS encoding Rv0361 family membrane protein; this encodes MTYPPSGSDPGAQPWQPPQPPPEGYGPPAYGPPAYGQPAYGQPAYGQPTYGQPSYGQPGYGYPGYGPPPGYPMGPGFPGQPGFPPPPPPNNTRKWALIGSGIFAVVLVIGVVFALVMSRSDSGSGSDTASSGGEVTNGASSSDQEKIRDLMTSQIDTFDDFKAHSCANDVKLYDKVPSIAGKFGKGGSAGDAGPGSTKRAEITDIDVNGDRATVNVSSSTGVTNVPLRKEGGEWKFCMTDSPKFKGIPGLK
- the mutM gene encoding bifunctional DNA-formamidopyrimidine glycosylase/DNA-(apurinic or apyrimidinic site) lyase, with translation MPELPEVEVVRRGLESHIVTKGFTTVRVLHPRAVRRHDNGPADLAGRLAGRRITGTGRRGKYLWLTLDGDEALVVHLGMSGQMLIGPPARPSHLRIAAVLDDGTELSFVDQRTFGGWQVCDLVEVDGSVVPVPVAHIARDPLDPAFDPDAVVNVLRRKDSEIKRQLLDQTVVSGVGNIYADESLWRAQVNGFRPASALARRRLGELLVHAADVMNSALAQGGTSFDSLYVNVNGESGYFDRSLDAYGQEGEPCRRCGTAIRREKFMNRSSYYCPKCQPRPRIPRPI
- the rnc gene encoding ribonuclease III, which produces MTVDRAPLLAALGVQLPDDLLTVALTHRSYAYENGGLPTNERLEFLGDAVLGLVITAEIFRRYPDRSEGELAKLKSAVVNTQALAEIARTLTPDGLGSYLLLGRGEMASGGAQKANLLADGLESLLGATYVEHGHEVAQTVVMGLFSAALDTAASLGAGLDWKTSLQELSAARRIGVPSYVVTSTGPEHDKEFTARAVLNGIDYGEGVGRTKKEAEQHAAAAAYQALEASPEVDPDADAVSNA
- a CDS encoding YceD family protein, whose amino-acid sequence is MPGPSPLTIDIARLGRRPGSMITHVETVPSPERIGLDLMAIAAGAPIDLDLQLQSVSEGVLVTGSVSAPTTGECSRCLNPLSGHVTVDLTELFAYPDSTTEATTEEDEVGHVVDDAVDLEQSIIDEVGLTLPFSPLCTPDCPGLCPDCGVRLLDAEPDHHHDKIDPRWAKLSALLPETPDTDGASSEGGS
- the sepIVA gene encoding cell division protein SepIVA, with the protein product MYRVFEALDELGAIVEEARGVPMTAGCMVPRGDVLELLDDIKDAIPGELDDAQDVLDARDGMLREAKQHADSMVSSATAEADSLVNHARAEADRLLADAKAQADRMVSEARAHSERMVVEAREEANRIASTAKREYEASTNRAKAEVDRLLESGNLSYEKAVQEGIKEQQRLVSETEVVQTAHAEATRMIDSAHAEADRLRGECDIYVDTKLAEFEEHLQGTLRSVSRGRHQLRTAAGTHDYAQR
- the coaD gene encoding pantetheine-phosphate adenylyltransferase, with protein sequence MSGAVCPGSFDPITLGHLDVFERAAAQFDEVVVAVLVNPNKKGMFTAEERIAMISEATSHLPNLRAEAGSGLVVDFARARGLTAIVKGLRTGTDFEYELQMAQMNRHVAGVDTFFVATKPQFSFVSSSLAKEVAALGGDVTDLLPPVVNKRLQAKLAG
- the rsmD gene encoding 16S rRNA (guanine(966)-N(2))-methyltransferase RsmD, whose product is MTRIIGGRHGGRRISVPAKGTRPTTDRVRESLFNVLAARVDFEGARVLDLYAGSGALGLEALSRGAASALFVEADRRAAAVISRNIAELGVDGAVVRCGTASSVAATTAPRPVDLVFADPPYDVPAADVEVVVGQLVSGGWLAEGAVAVIERPASGPALVWPDGWTVLRERRYGDTRLEMAEWTAGRSG
- a CDS encoding pyruvate carboxylase, with translation MISKLLVANRGEIAIRAFRAANELGIATVAVYPFEDRNSLHRLKADESYQIGEKGHPVRAYLNVEDIVATALACGADAIYPGYGFLSENPELAAACAAAGITFVGPSSDILELTGNKARAIESARAAGLPVLASSEPSSSVDDLLAAAEQMQFPLFVKAVAGGGGRGMRRVADPADLREAIEAASREADSAFGDPTVFLEQAVVNPRHIEVQILADTYGNVMHLFERDCSVQRRHQKVIELAPAPNLDPELRTRMCADAVAFARQIGYTCAGTVEFLVDERGQHVFIEMNPRIQVEHTVTEEITAVDLVASQLCIASGSSLEELGLSQETMQARGAALQCRITTEDPANGFRPDTGRITAYRTPGGAGIRLDGGTNLGAEVSAHFDSMLVKLTCRGRDLTTAVARAKRALAEFRIRGVSTNIPFLQAVLDDPDFVAGKVTTSFIDERPQLLTARSSADRGTKILNYLADVTVNQPHGPRPSAVYPRDKLPAVDLKAAPPAGSKQRLDELGPEGFARWLRDTPAVGVTDTTFRDAHQSLLATRVRSTGLLEIAPYIARSTPQLLSVECWGGATYDVGLRFLKEDPWERLAALREALPNICLQMLLRGRNTVGYTPYPELVTSAFVEEATATGIDIFRIFDALNNVSSMRPAIEAVRETGSAVAEVAMSYTGDLMNPGEKIYTLDYWLKLADEIVEAGAHVLAIKDMAGLLRPPAAAKLVSALKSRFDLPVHVHTHDTPGGQLATYMAAWQAGADAVDGASAPLAGTTSQPALSSIVAAAAHTQYDTGLSLEAVCDLEPYWEALRRVYAPFESGLPAPTGRVYTHEIPGGQLSNLRQQAIALGLGDRFEEIENAYAGADRVLGRLVKVTPSSKVVGDLALSLVGAHVTADDFATDPSRYDIPDSVIGFLRGELGDPPGGWPEPLRSKALQGRGPARPEQQLTAEDEAQLATPGPVRQGALNRLLFPGPTKEFLAHREEYGDTSRLSANQFFYGLRRGEEHRVQLEKGVELLIGLEAVSEPDERGMRTVLCLINGQLRPVLVRDRAIAADVPAAEKADRTNPDHVAAPFAGVVTVGVAVGDQVDAGQTIATIEAMKMEAAITAPKAGTVARIAVTPTAGVEGGDLLVVIS